From one candidate division WOR-3 bacterium genomic stretch:
- a CDS encoding magnesium transporter CorA family protein — FYKIQECRIAKFIFNPQSAESPDVILYTAPSESEKKELIEKYQLDEHTLNSIFDPDELARIEFEEKHCAIVYKRPKNYSSEDNYFFKVNSAGLFIFHEVLIIISPENVYVNDFKNFKNIRTIQDFFLKIFGNGITHFLEHLRIINNISSELENKINKSMENKYLINLYTLEKSLVYYFNAISSNASVLDKLRIYSKKLFFEEHNLEYLDDLIIENNQCMKQAEILSNILAGLLGANASIVSNNLNVLMKNLNAVVLAIMIPSFFAGVGGMSELTYLFGKKWSLIAYPVFLILMLVLAIFTFYLVKKSERH; from the coding sequence ATTTTACAAAATTCAAGAATGCAGAATCGCCAAATTTATTTTTAACCCACAAAGCGCTGAGAGTCCTGATGTAATACTCTACACAGCGCCTAGCGAATCCGAAAAAAAAGAACTGATAGAAAAATACCAACTCGACGAACACACTCTCAATTCAATTTTCGACCCAGATGAGCTTGCGAGAATTGAGTTTGAAGAAAAACATTGCGCCATAGTCTACAAAAGACCGAAAAATTATTCAAGCGAGGATAATTATTTCTTCAAAGTTAATTCAGCCGGTCTTTTTATTTTCCATGAAGTCTTGATAATCATCTCGCCTGAGAATGTTTACGTGAATGATTTCAAAAACTTCAAAAATATTCGAACAATCCAGGATTTCTTTTTAAAAATTTTCGGAAACGGCATCACCCACTTTTTGGAACATTTGAGAATAATCAACAATATTTCAAGCGAGTTAGAAAATAAAATTAACAAATCTATGGAAAACAAATACCTGATAAATCTCTATACCCTCGAAAAGAGCCTTGTTTATTATTTCAACGCAATCAGCTCCAACGCATCCGTTTTAGACAAATTGAGAATATATTCAAAAAAACTTTTCTTTGAAGAGCACAATCTCGAATACCTTGACGATCTAATAATCGAGAACAACCAATGCATGAAACAAGCAGAGATACTCTCAAATATTCTCGCTGGACTTCTCGGAGCCAACGCATCGATTGTCTCCAATAATTTAAACGTGTTGATGAAAAATCTGAACGCTGTGGTGTTGGCCATAATGATTCCGAGTTTTTTTGCTGGTGTTGGCGGTATGTCTGAATTGACCTATCTTTTCGGGAAGAAATGGAGTTTAATAGCTTATCCAGTTTTTCTAATTCTGATGCTCGTACTGGCAATTTTTACATTTTATTTAGTCAAAAAATCCGAAAGACACTGA
- a CDS encoding glycosyltransferase family 9 protein, whose product MKILIINLAAIGDTVLSTVVARELKNKYPDSVISYLVQPLCAGIAELSPYVDEVLTYDKNKTNLKDYLNMVLRLKNKRFDMSLSLNFAMRSSLLAFLIHPKIRLGYDHKKSGIFLTHMVPGERKVIQKEGLNQLQVLKPLGITSFDANPLLVPKKRDLKKVKKLIDKERRTAVICPASSSFFNSLPIEITAKIADCLTRSFTVFAIGSTREKQYLENLREMTEGKVRVFPGSLTIGEAAALLYLSKVLVSIDTGPLHIAQAMDTPVVAVFGPSNPAVWGPHGRNFEVVSLGLECSPCNSKTDCRDKRCLKDINPKRICVIAENLAKKV is encoded by the coding sequence TTGAAAATACTCATAATAAACCTCGCGGCGATAGGCGACACCGTTCTTTCAACAGTAGTGGCGAGGGAACTCAAAAATAAATATCCTGATTCAGTAATTTCCTATCTAGTTCAACCTCTATGCGCGGGTATCGCGGAGTTGTCCCCTTACGTGGATGAAGTATTGACCTACGATAAAAATAAAACTAACTTGAAAGATTATTTGAACATGGTTCTCAGATTGAAAAATAAGCGTTTCGACATGAGCCTTTCTTTGAATTTCGCCATGAGGAGTTCTCTTCTCGCATTTTTGATCCACCCAAAAATTCGGCTTGGATACGATCACAAAAAAAGCGGAATATTTTTAACGCACATGGTTCCCGGCGAAAGAAAAGTCATACAAAAAGAAGGCTTGAATCAACTGCAAGTTCTTAAGCCTTTGGGCATTACTTCCTTTGATGCGAATCCTCTGCTGGTTCCCAAAAAACGGGATTTAAAGAAAGTCAAAAAATTAATTGATAAAGAAAGGCGAACAGCAGTCATTTGTCCTGCCAGTTCAAGCTTTTTTAACAGTTTGCCAATTGAAATAACCGCTAAAATCGCTGATTGTTTGACCAGAAGTTTCACTGTTTTCGCAATAGGCAGTACAAGGGAAAAGCAATATCTTGAAAATTTAAGGGAGATGACTGAAGGAAAAGTCAGGGTGTTCCCAGGATCCTTGACCATTGGAGAAGCGGCGGCGCTTTTGTACCTTTCCAAAGTTCTCGTCTCCATCGACACTGGTCCTCTCCATATAGCGCAGGCAATGGATACCCCTGTGGTCGCGGTTTTTGGACCTTCCAACCCCGCTGTATGGGGGCCCCACGGAAGGAATTTCGAGGTCGTATCACTTGGGCTTGAATGCTCGCCCTGTAATTCAAAAACCGATTGCAGGGACAAAAGATGCCTAAAAGATATAAATCCGAAGAGAATTTGTGTAATTGCCGAAAATTTAGCAAAAAAAGTCTAA
- a CDS encoding transposase, translating into MRKPRFTYANAFHYINSRANAATKIFPDDFYAVKFLKFLEGSSELHRIDIFAFCLTDNSFHLLLRNASGRLSDFVRQLNSQFAYHIRRKTGTKGNVFADRYDSFVIQDKIFFTQTLAYILNIPVKEGKTSDPFSYRWSSANFYFNQKGGFLKTKFVESLFRDSDDFRKYVRENGLTELRKKNIGRGKIIGDGNWEPSEGFFTDGSKTLFRKPEEIFLEMERKHGVLLELADFNKKNWKKIRSQILVKLKDECGMIYRDINKMKIFEGVKLNSMGQLYKRAKKLK; encoded by the coding sequence GTGAGAAAACCGAGGTTTACATATGCAAATGCTTTTCACTACATAAATTCCAGAGCTAATGCCGCCACAAAAATATTTCCAGACGATTTTTACGCGGTCAAATTCTTGAAGTTTCTGGAAGGGTCATCAGAGTTACACAGAATTGATATTTTTGCTTTTTGTCTTACGGATAATTCTTTTCATCTACTCCTGAGAAACGCTTCGGGAAGACTCTCTGATTTCGTCAGGCAGTTGAACAGCCAGTTCGCCTATCATATAAGAAGGAAAACCGGCACTAAAGGCAATGTTTTTGCTGACAGATACGATTCTTTTGTGATTCAGGACAAGATATTTTTTACCCAAACTCTTGCTTATATTTTGAATATTCCAGTGAAAGAAGGAAAAACATCCGACCCTTTTTCATACAGGTGGTCGAGTGCGAATTTTTATTTCAACCAAAAAGGCGGTTTTTTGAAAACAAAATTCGTCGAAAGTCTGTTTAGGGATTCAGATGATTTCAGAAAATATGTCAGAGAAAACGGATTGACAGAACTCCGGAAAAAAAATATAGGTAGAGGAAAAATAATAGGTGACGGCAACTGGGAACCATCGGAAGGTTTCTTTACGGATGGCTCGAAAACCCTTTTCAGAAAACCTGAAGAAATATTTCTGGAAATGGAAAGAAAGCACGGAGTTCTTTTGGAGCTTGCAGATTTTAACAAGAAAAATTGGAAAAAAATCAGGTCTCAAATTCTCGTAAAATTAAAAGACGAATGCGGAATGATTTACAGGGATATCAACAAGATGAAAATTTTTGAGGGTGTGAAATTGAATTCCATGGGTCAACTTTACAAAAGAGCGAAGAAATTAAAATAG
- a CDS encoding endo alpha-1,4 polygalactosaminidase, with product MLKMLVYLLSFIVLLTGCSNQSPGEPDPGQARNYREDMRNFVRGISAYAENLSPNFIVVPQNGNELITSDGEANGPIETGYVSSIDGLGREDLFYGYDHDDVPTPSAEREYMKGFLDRAEATGVEILVTDYCSTRVYVDSSYEMNYDRDYISFAANRRELDGIPAYPASPYHANLLDVVSLEDARNFLYLINPDQYQNKVQYLNALSSTDFDILIVDAFFQGTLLTYDDVQSIGNKHSGGSRLVLSYMSIGEAEDYRYYWKNEWNTDPPDWLGVENPDWPGNFRVEYWNPQWQDIIFGNDSSYTKKIIDAGFDGVYLDIIDAFEYYESR from the coding sequence ATGCTTAAAATGCTGGTTTATTTGCTGTCGTTTATTGTTTTGTTGACGGGTTGCAGCAACCAGAGCCCCGGTGAACCGGATCCGGGACAGGCCAGGAATTACCGTGAGGACATGAGGAATTTCGTTCGCGGAATAAGTGCTTACGCAGAAAATTTAAGTCCGAATTTCATCGTCGTTCCTCAGAACGGCAATGAACTTATCACATCCGACGGTGAAGCAAACGGCCCTATTGAAACCGGATACGTTTCATCAATAGACGGATTGGGTAGAGAAGACCTGTTTTACGGTTACGACCATGACGATGTCCCGACACCGTCGGCGGAAAGAGAATACATGAAAGGTTTTCTCGACCGAGCGGAAGCGACCGGTGTTGAAATACTGGTTACAGACTACTGTTCGACGAGAGTATACGTGGATTCTTCATACGAAATGAATTATGACCGTGATTACATTTCGTTTGCAGCGAACAGGAGAGAGCTGGACGGTATTCCTGCTTACCCGGCGAGCCCTTATCATGCAAATCTTTTGGATGTTGTGAGTCTTGAAGATGCCAGAAATTTTCTGTATCTGATAAACCCAGACCAATACCAGAATAAAGTTCAATACCTCAATGCGCTCTCTTCAACTGATTTTGACATTTTGATTGTCGACGCCTTTTTTCAGGGAACTCTACTGACGTATGATGATGTACAATCAATCGGAAACAAGCATTCAGGAGGCAGCAGGCTGGTCCTGTCTTACATGAGCATAGGAGAGGCTGAAGACTACAGGTACTACTGGAAAAACGAGTGGAATACGGACCCTCCTGATTGGTTGGGTGTTGAAAATCCTGACTGGCCTGGGAACTTCAGGGTCGAATATTGGAATCCCCAGTGGCAGGATATCATCTTCGGCAACGACAGTTCATACACAAAAAAGATCATTGATGCCGGTTTTGACGGCGTTTATCTTGACATCATAGACGCTTTTGAGTATTACGAAAGCAGGTAA
- a CDS encoding DUF1848 domain-containing protein has translation MIISASRRTDIPAFHGDWLFNRIREGFINVKNPRNSKQFRHVSLSYDSVDGIVFWTKNPRRFISHLEELKNYNYYFQFTLNSYGKEIEPGVPPYSLRIDDFKRLSDKIGPEKNVLRIDPVIITEKYTVGWHIESFEKTVFLLQNYTERIVFSFVDIYRKNAQKLDSVGAVEIGEDQMSQIALNFGNICKIAGLEVFTCAESMDLSSFGVRKGKCVDARLLERISGKTISSKKDRSQREQCLCDESVDIGAYSTCPAGCIYCYANQNVSGVSEIGYKDPTKDFL, from the coding sequence TTGATAATAAGCGCCAGCAGACGCACCGACATACCGGCTTTTCACGGGGATTGGCTGTTCAATAGAATTAGGGAAGGCTTTATCAACGTGAAAAACCCTCGAAACTCAAAACAATTCAGACATGTTTCGCTTTCTTACGACAGTGTTGACGGGATAGTTTTCTGGACAAAAAATCCTCGTAGATTTATTTCTCATTTGGAAGAACTGAAAAACTACAACTACTATTTTCAGTTCACTCTAAATTCCTATGGAAAAGAAATCGAACCCGGCGTTCCCCCATATTCTCTTAGAATTGACGACTTTAAAAGACTTTCAGACAAAATTGGACCTGAAAAAAATGTTTTGAGGATCGATCCGGTGATAATTACGGAAAAATATACTGTTGGATGGCACATCGAATCTTTCGAAAAGACTGTTTTTCTTCTTCAAAACTACACAGAGCGGATAGTTTTCAGTTTTGTAGATATATACAGGAAAAACGCCCAAAAACTTGATTCGGTAGGAGCTGTGGAAATAGGCGAGGACCAAATGTCGCAAATCGCCCTGAATTTCGGGAATATCTGTAAAATAGCGGGGTTGGAAGTTTTTACTTGCGCTGAAAGCATGGACCTATCGTCATTCGGCGTCAGAAAGGGAAAGTGTGTGGACGCGAGGCTTTTAGAGAGGATAAGCGGGAAGACAATCAGTTCTAAAAAAGACAGATCGCAAAGGGAGCAGTGTCTTTGCGACGAAAGCGTCGACATTGGTGCATACAGCACTTGCCCCGCGGGGTGCATTTACTGTTACGCCAATCAAAATGTGTCCGGTGTATCGGAAATTGGTTACAAAGATCCGACGAAGGATTTTCTGTAA
- a CDS encoding HEAT repeat domain-containing protein, with translation MEINMSINWTIGLGIALLFATIITVHYIRHARAKKKIDEEYKIKGIKPVLKELENKKSDSREQAAQLLGEKKERKAVNSLVRIIAEEEDADLLLKAAQALVNMEDGCVTDILISEVKFSDPGNKWWACYVLEKLAEKGLKKDNAVDFLVEAMKQTSKITDAGFPYDSAYEALKNITGEDLGKDVSKWIAWRNSSTG, from the coding sequence ATGGAAATAAACATGAGCATAAATTGGACAATAGGGCTTGGCATAGCTCTATTGTTTGCCACCATAATAACTGTTCATTACATCAGGCATGCAAGGGCGAAGAAAAAAATTGATGAGGAATACAAAATAAAAGGAATTAAGCCTGTTTTAAAAGAACTTGAAAACAAAAAAAGTGATTCAAGAGAACAGGCAGCGCAACTTCTCGGAGAAAAAAAGGAAAGAAAAGCCGTGAACTCTCTTGTGAGAATCATTGCCGAAGAAGAAGACGCCGACCTTTTGTTGAAAGCAGCACAAGCTCTTGTAAATATGGAGGATGGTTGCGTCACGGACATTCTCATCTCCGAAGTGAAATTTTCCGACCCAGGGAATAAATGGTGGGCTTGTTATGTCTTGGAAAAGCTCGCAGAAAAGGGTTTGAAAAAGGACAATGCAGTCGATTTTCTGGTTGAAGCCATGAAACAGACAAGTAAAATTACAGATGCCGGTTTTCCCTACGATTCGGCTTACGAAGCATTGAAAAATATCACGGGAGAAGATTTGGGAAAAGACGTTTCAAAGTGGATTGCTTGGAGAAATTCCAGTACAGGGTGA
- a CDS encoding cation:proton antiporter: MTGNPFVEIAAILAVSTVLGVLGRVLKQPLIIMFLVAGILAGPSGFKIIESHEQIELLSQMGVALLLFIVGLKLDLKLIKTIGPVALATGLGQIVFTSVFGLIILLVLGLDLVSSAYAAVALTFSSTIIIVKLLSDKKEIDSLHGQIAIGFLIVQDIAAIIALVALTTLRIPAGKEISFWESAFFVFAKGMVFFLIVGLLMRYVLPWLTKKLAQSMELLTLFAIAWAVVLGAAGEYLGFSKEVGAFLAGFSLASTEFRDSIGARLTTLRDFLLLFFFIELGARLDVTLIGSGLALSILLSIFVLIGNPVIVMVIMGLMGYRRRTGFLSGLAVAQISEFSLIVISMGYAIGHISKETVGVVTFVGVVTIFFSTYMILYSNQLYKILSRPLKLFERKNPHRESAIDFKEEDKTFQVILVGLGNYGSGIAEELLHREMALLGVDFDPESLQKWRSKNIPVIYGDITDPEIHEQLPLDRTKWVVSSIRDRNLNSVLINLLKEKKFMGKVAVTASNKQDAEEYEKSGAHLVFRTFSDAAEQAADSLTYAMELLPKNIDWPIEFAEVRIRSDSSEAGKMIKNIPLRSKTGVSVLAVVRAGNIDFEVTSEKRVFPGDRLIIAGNPENLKEAEQILNRFDSSGYENEPFGFEIAEIEVSENSVVKGTTLAEFSFRQKFGATVVGILREEKKITKVNPDLKILAGDKLVVIGTSEALQKLKKI; encoded by the coding sequence TTGACAGGAAATCCTTTTGTTGAAATCGCGGCAATATTAGCTGTATCAACAGTCCTCGGTGTCTTAGGGAGGGTATTAAAACAGCCGCTTATCATAATGTTTTTGGTGGCTGGAATCTTGGCCGGACCTTCCGGCTTTAAAATAATCGAAAGCCATGAGCAGATAGAACTGCTAAGTCAAATGGGGGTCGCACTTCTTCTGTTTATCGTCGGCCTGAAACTTGACCTGAAACTTATAAAAACCATAGGTCCTGTAGCTCTCGCGACAGGGCTAGGACAGATAGTATTCACGTCTGTCTTCGGCCTGATTATCCTTTTGGTGTTGGGTCTTGATCTAGTAAGTTCAGCTTACGCGGCGGTAGCCCTGACATTTTCGAGCACGATTATAATCGTCAAGCTTCTTTCAGACAAAAAAGAGATTGATTCGCTTCACGGGCAAATAGCGATAGGATTTCTGATTGTCCAGGACATCGCGGCAATAATAGCGTTGGTCGCCCTGACTACCTTGAGAATACCCGCGGGAAAAGAAATTTCTTTTTGGGAGTCGGCGTTTTTTGTCTTTGCCAAAGGAATGGTTTTTTTTCTTATTGTAGGCTTGCTTATGAGATATGTCCTGCCATGGCTTACAAAAAAACTCGCCCAATCAATGGAATTGTTGACACTGTTCGCCATTGCCTGGGCGGTGGTTCTCGGTGCCGCGGGTGAATATCTCGGTTTCAGCAAGGAAGTCGGGGCTTTTTTGGCTGGTTTTTCGCTGGCTTCAACCGAATTCAGGGATTCTATCGGAGCTCGGCTTACGACTTTGAGGGACTTTCTTCTTCTTTTTTTCTTTATAGAACTTGGAGCAAGACTTGACGTTACACTCATAGGCTCCGGTTTAGCGCTTTCAATACTTCTTTCGATTTTTGTCCTTATTGGAAACCCAGTCATAGTCATGGTGATTATGGGGTTAATGGGTTATAGAAGGCGCACCGGTTTCTTATCGGGTCTTGCTGTCGCCCAGATAAGCGAATTTTCACTGATTGTGATTTCGATGGGATACGCTATAGGACATATATCTAAAGAAACAGTAGGTGTCGTGACTTTTGTGGGAGTGGTGACCATCTTTTTTTCAACATACATGATTCTTTATTCAAATCAGCTCTACAAAATCTTATCCAGACCTTTGAAATTGTTCGAGAGAAAAAACCCCCATAGAGAATCGGCAATCGACTTCAAGGAAGAAGATAAAACTTTCCAAGTCATACTGGTAGGCTTAGGCAATTACGGAAGCGGGATTGCAGAAGAACTGCTGCACAGGGAAATGGCTTTACTCGGCGTGGACTTTGACCCGGAGAGTTTGCAGAAGTGGCGATCGAAGAACATACCGGTTATTTACGGTGACATAACCGACCCGGAAATCCACGAGCAACTGCCGCTTGACAGGACAAAGTGGGTTGTCAGCAGCATACGCGACAGAAACCTCAACTCGGTACTGATTAATCTTTTAAAGGAAAAAAAATTTATGGGAAAAGTCGCGGTGACGGCCTCAAACAAACAAGACGCGGAAGAGTACGAAAAATCAGGCGCGCATCTCGTTTTCAGAACTTTTTCCGATGCCGCGGAACAGGCGGCGGATTCGCTTACATACGCGATGGAACTCCTGCCGAAAAATATCGATTGGCCCATAGAATTCGCTGAAGTTAGAATTCGTTCTGATTCGTCTGAAGCAGGCAAAATGATAAAAAACATACCGCTTCGGTCAAAAACAGGAGTGTCTGTCCTTGCTGTAGTGAGGGCCGGTAATATTGATTTTGAAGTGACTTCTGAAAAGAGGGTGTTTCCCGGCGACAGGCTGATAATAGCAGGAAACCCTGAAAATTTGAAAGAAGCTGAGCAAATACTGAACAGGTTTGATTCCAGCGGTTATGAAAACGAGCCCTTCGGTTTTGAAATTGCCGAGATTGAAGTATCAGAAAACTCTGTTGTTAAAGGGACTACTCTGGCTGAATTTTCTTTTAGGCAGAAATTCGGAGCTACAGTAGTAGGGATTTTAAGGGAAGAGAAAAAAATTACCAAAGTGAATCCAGACCTAAAAATACTTGCAGGGGATAAGCTCGTTGTCATTGGTACTTCAGAAGCGTTGCAAAAACTAAAAAAAATCTAA
- a CDS encoding S9 family peptidase, whose amino-acid sequence MKYPHTKKVDIVEKIHGDKIEDPYRWLEEVESDQVQRWAFKQDELTRKFLREGGKFRSIYEGLKKVWSYSTQGTPEVKGDKMFYLAKDALQDYPVLYCREPKDDNAKVLLDPNKWSDDGSYSLSLWSVSEDGKFVVYGKNCSGSDWSEIRILDVDNGEDLPEMINWCRFTQVSWKKDSSGFFYNRFPEEGSVPPEDRVNYSKIYFHRIKTPQAEDVLVYEDKKNKEYGFYSIVTDDGKYLLVFASVGTERKNLVFMRKVEEENEFNQLIGVFDADYTYVFSIGEIIFFKTDKDAPLGRLISIDLNRPEPDYWREVISESEDNLERAVFAGGKFVVEYLHDASSIIKTFSKEGKFEREIKLPDKGMVLGLLGYAERQDLYFKFSSFLYPGTVYRYDIKSGETTEFGREGLETDVSKFIVERLFAQSRDGTKIPFFVARRKDLKIDGSNPAILYGYGGFNVPQTPWFSPTVYYWIQKGGVYALANLRGGGEFGENWHRGGMLGAKQNVFDDFIAVAQALTEKKYTKREKLAISGGSNGGLLTAACMIQRPDLFGAVVCEVGVLDMLRYHKWTVGRYWIPEYGDPENEEHFKFLVAYSPLHNVKKGENYPPILINTADTDDRVYPAHSFKFAATLQEKSNGKNPVFLRIEKKSGHGHGMSVSKAVEKTADVYSFLFKTLGIEP is encoded by the coding sequence ATGAAGTATCCACACACCAAGAAAGTTGACATAGTTGAGAAGATTCATGGGGACAAAATTGAAGACCCATACAGGTGGCTTGAAGAAGTAGAATCTGATCAAGTCCAGAGATGGGCGTTTAAGCAGGACGAACTGACGAGAAAGTTTTTAAGAGAGGGCGGCAAATTCAGGAGTATATACGAAGGGCTCAAAAAGGTATGGAGTTATTCGACACAAGGCACCCCTGAAGTCAAAGGCGATAAAATGTTTTATTTGGCGAAAGACGCTTTACAGGACTATCCGGTTTTATACTGCCGGGAACCCAAAGACGACAATGCCAAGGTTCTCTTGGATCCAAATAAATGGAGCGATGACGGTTCCTATTCTCTCTCTTTGTGGAGTGTCTCAGAAGACGGTAAATTCGTTGTCTATGGAAAAAACTGTTCGGGGTCGGACTGGTCTGAGATAAGGATTTTAGACGTTGATAACGGAGAAGACCTTCCTGAGATGATCAATTGGTGCAGGTTTACTCAAGTGAGTTGGAAAAAAGATTCATCTGGTTTTTTCTACAACCGGTTTCCCGAGGAGGGTTCCGTTCCTCCTGAAGACAGGGTTAATTATTCCAAAATATATTTTCACCGGATTAAAACCCCTCAGGCGGAAGACGTACTTGTTTATGAAGACAAAAAAAACAAAGAATACGGTTTTTACTCTATTGTAACGGATGACGGGAAGTATCTTTTAGTTTTCGCGAGCGTTGGGACCGAGAGAAAAAATCTCGTCTTTATGAGAAAAGTAGAAGAAGAAAATGAGTTCAATCAATTGATCGGTGTTTTTGACGCTGATTATACATACGTTTTCAGCATAGGTGAAATAATTTTTTTTAAAACCGACAAGGACGCCCCCCTTGGGAGGTTGATTTCTATCGACCTTAACAGACCAGAACCGGATTATTGGAGAGAAGTGATTTCGGAATCTGAGGACAATTTGGAAAGGGCTGTATTTGCGGGAGGAAAATTCGTCGTCGAATACCTGCACGACGCGAGTTCGATAATAAAAACCTTTTCAAAAGAAGGCAAGTTTGAGCGTGAGATAAAACTCCCGGACAAAGGAATGGTTCTGGGACTTTTGGGTTATGCTGAAAGGCAGGACTTGTATTTCAAATTTTCTTCTTTTTTGTACCCGGGTACAGTTTACAGATACGATATTAAAAGCGGTGAGACCACAGAATTCGGAAGGGAGGGGCTTGAAACAGACGTCTCCAAATTTATCGTAGAAAGGCTTTTCGCCCAATCCAGAGACGGCACAAAAATACCGTTTTTTGTCGCCAGGAGAAAAGACCTGAAAATTGACGGTTCAAATCCAGCTATACTGTACGGTTACGGGGGATTTAATGTTCCTCAGACTCCATGGTTTTCCCCCACGGTCTATTATTGGATACAAAAAGGCGGAGTGTACGCTCTTGCAAATTTGAGAGGGGGGGGAGAATTCGGAGAAAACTGGCACCGGGGCGGAATGTTGGGTGCCAAGCAGAATGTTTTCGACGATTTTATAGCTGTTGCCCAAGCGTTGACAGAAAAGAAGTACACAAAAAGAGAAAAACTGGCTATAAGCGGAGGGAGCAACGGCGGACTTCTGACGGCGGCTTGCATGATTCAGAGACCCGATCTCTTCGGAGCAGTGGTATGCGAAGTCGGGGTGCTCGACATGCTCAGGTATCACAAGTGGACTGTCGGCAGATACTGGATTCCCGAATACGGCGATCCGGAAAACGAGGAGCATTTCAAATTTTTGGTAGCTTATTCCCCTCTGCACAACGTCAAAAAAGGTGAGAATTATCCACCGATTCTCATAAACACAGCTGACACGGACGACAGAGTCTACCCTGCGCATTCTTTTAAATTTGCCGCAACATTGCAGGAAAAATCCAACGGAAAAAATCCTGTTTTTTTAAGAATCGAAAAAAAATCCGGGCATGGGCACGGCATGTCGGTTTCCAAAGCTGTTGAAAAAACAGCGGACGTCTATTCTTTCTTGTTTAAAACTCTGGGAATAGAACCTTAA
- a CDS encoding FeoA domain-containing protein has product MNEKDKISEILKIMREDILRTLAEEDKKLTLKSLTAEITGDLSLMSEAIGILQKEGLLSIDEGSFFLTSSGKEHAEEIMKKHLVLEEFFLTRGEIDKAHKMAHILEHYIKNEVLNNIKKLSTLKEEGIPLLKFGKDKTALITDMPFSDTRLLERLVSMGVLPGEIIELTNVIPGACVVHINNKKIVMDKSIASQIRVFKYEEN; this is encoded by the coding sequence ATGAATGAAAAAGACAAAATTTCGGAAATCCTCAAGATAATGCGTGAAGACATTTTGAGAACTCTTGCTGAAGAAGACAAGAAACTCACCCTAAAATCCTTAACAGCAGAAATAACGGGTGATCTATCTCTGATGTCTGAAGCTATCGGAATCCTTCAGAAAGAAGGGCTCCTCTCCATTGATGAGGGATCTTTTTTTCTTACGTCATCGGGAAAAGAACATGCAGAAGAAATAATGAAAAAACACCTTGTCCTAGAAGAATTTTTTTTGACCAGAGGCGAAATCGACAAAGCGCATAAAATGGCTCACATCCTCGAACATTACATAAAAAATGAAGTACTGAATAATATAAAAAAACTCTCCACTCTCAAAGAAGAAGGAATACCTCTTCTTAAGTTCGGAAAAGATAAAACAGCGCTGATAACCGATATGCCATTTTCTGACACGAGGCTTTTGGAGAGGCTTGTCAGTATGGGAGTACTGCCGGGTGAAATAATTGAATTGACAAATGTCATACCAGGCGCTTGCGTTGTCCATATAAACAACAAAAAAATCGTCATGGACAAGAGTATTGCCTCACAAATTCGTGTTTTCAAATATGAAGAAAATTAA